Part of the Pedobacter roseus genome is shown below.
TTTCAATTTCAAGCAGCATTTTCCCATTTTTAATAGTGGGTTGATGCACGTTTTTAACCACAACAGGCGAATAGGCTTTTTTCATGCCCCAATACTCAGGTTTTAACCTGCGCCAGGCATCAATTGGTCCCCAAGGACCATAACCTACAATATTACCATCCGGCAAATGGAAAGTATCATCAATACCGCTCCAGATGGCACCACCCAAATTGCCTTTGTGTACATACATGCTATCGTACATTTTAACCAATGATGGGCCATAACTTGCCCTTACGCCTGGATCAGTTAATAATTCGCGGCGGTTATAGGTACTGATATGGGCATATTCGCCAAATAAGGTAGGCCTTTTCATGGTATCGGTAGCCGCCGGACCATTGATGCCCGGATAATGGTAATTGGCAATATCTACTTTGTTGCCTCCATTATTGAAGCCGCCCCAACATTGATCGTGAAAGGAAATTGGTCTTGTGGGATCTAGTTTTTTAGCTTCGCGATACACTTTATCCCATAGCGGACTCCAATAACTCTCGTTACCTAAACTCCAGATGATAACCGAGGCATGGTTTTTACCAGCCTGCATTTTTTCAATGTTGGCGGCCAGCATGTAAGGATAAAATTTCTCGTCTTTATAATTCCATAACTTCCAGATGGGTGAGGCACCGTGCTGGATCCATGTTAATGAGCTTTCGTTTTCTACAAACAAACCAATGCTATCTGCTATGGCCAAAAAACGTTCGCTAGGTGGGTAATGCGAGGTACGGATGTAATTGCAATTGGCCTGTTTAAATAATTCGGCATCTTTTAATTCCAGTTCATCGCTGATGGCGCGTCCGGTGAGTGGATGTACGGAGTGACGGTTTACCCCTCTGAGTTTAACTGGCATTCCATTTACAAAAACCTGGTTGCCTTTTACTTCGACTTGCCTAAACCCTATTTTTTGATGATGGCTTTCTGTTATTTTACCATTAGTAATCAAAGCTGTGGTTAAAGTATATAAATAAGGTTGATCGGTATTCCATTTTATGGGATTTTTTACCGCAATATGGGTGTCGAGCAAAGCAGATTTTTCTCCGGATATTGCAGGCCATGGCGTTTTTACGTTGGTAATGATTTTCCCCTTAACATCAGCCAAAGTGTACTGTACCCGACCAGCTGTTCCATTTTGCCCCTGGTTATTGATCAATGCCTTAAGGTTGATTGTGACATTGCTATAATTTTTATCCAGTTCGGTAACCACGGTTAGATCAGCCAGGTTTACTTCGGGCAATGCAAACAAAGTTACATTACGCAAAATACCCCCAACAGTATGTACTGCATATTGCGAGGTACAGGCTAAAATATCGCTGATGGTATTTGCCTGCACATCAACCTGTAGCAGGTTTTCGCCAGTTTTAAGCGCATCGGTAATATCTACTTCGAAGGGAACAAAACTACCTTCATGTTCGGCCAGTTTTTTGCCATTAATTTTAACTATTGCATGCGAACTTACGCCATCAAAACGGAGTTTAATGCGGTTTCCTTTCCAGCCATCCGGAATATTGATTTCGCGGCTGTAAGTTGCGGTTTCGCCGGTATTAACCGTATAACCTTGCATTACCCACTCGCCCGGAACTTTAATCGTACCTTTTTTACCGGTCTGTTCAAATTTCCATTCGCCATTTAAAGAAATAACCGGTTTATTACTGTTTTGCACAATTGACGGGATTGGCGAAAGCGTACTGGCGATGCCACTGTTCTGTGCCATTAGCTGTAAAGCTGTACCCGTTACCAAAGCGAGGATAAGCCATATTTTGCGCCTTGCCTTGTAATTGTAAATTTTGTTTGTTAACATGATGTTATTTTATAAAAATGTTGTCAGTCTGGGCCAATTCCTCATTCCAGCGCAGGCGGGAATCTTAAGCTTACGGACCGCAAATAATTATCGTTATGATATATCCACTATTATTTCAACTGAAGCATTACACTGTCCTCTATAATATCACCTGCTTTTAA
Proteins encoded:
- a CDS encoding glycoside hydrolase family 2 TIM barrel-domain containing protein, with the translated sequence MLTNKIYNYKARRKIWLILALVTGTALQLMAQNSGIASTLSPIPSIVQNSNKPVISLNGEWKFEQTGKKGTIKVPGEWVMQGYTVNTGETATYSREINIPDGWKGNRIKLRFDGVSSHAIVKINGKKLAEHEGSFVPFEVDITDALKTGENLLQVDVQANTISDILACTSQYAVHTVGGILRNVTLFALPEVNLADLTVVTELDKNYSNVTINLKALINNQGQNGTAGRVQYTLADVKGKIITNVKTPWPAISGEKSALLDTHIAVKNPIKWNTDQPYLYTLTTALITNGKITESHHQKIGFRQVEVKGNQVFVNGMPVKLRGVNRHSVHPLTGRAISDELELKDAELFKQANCNYIRTSHYPPSERFLAIADSIGLFVENESSLTWIQHGASPIWKLWNYKDEKFYPYMLAANIEKMQAGKNHASVIIWSLGNESYWSPLWDKVYREAKKLDPTRPISFHDQCWGGFNNGGNKVDIANYHYPGINGPAATDTMKRPTLFGEYAHISTYNRRELLTDPGVRASYGPSLVKMYDSMYVHKGNLGGAIWSGIDDTFHLPDGNIVGYGPWGPIDAWRRLKPEYWGMKKAYSPVVVKNVHQPTIKNGKMLLEIENRHDFISLSEVEINVKVDGTPIRLTSAIKPHSQGVLQVPVKEDTKEVYISFKDPSGNVVNEELIVLKQTEEPIDTKKLPLSYTENEMAYFVTQGVVNYTINKITGIISGATSKGEKVLAQGPVFSVIEMNSEDGGKPNVAGETYQNNIYPIKNYPLYTIFANSIKVNQTADAITFNIKATYTNGDGNLNYTFSADGNTRVDYEVKTTLEKPYQYGMLFQLPKTFETLSWKRKGEFTVYAAEDIARDKGTAKLNARWLPAVEEFGKPGAELWKDDANEMGSNDFRSTKQNILQAMLSNGDQEIVIRSNGKQASRSWLQDEKIQLLVADYWNNGSEPFYGSPFTDGRTNIKGKMLKGSVNFRLQ